A single window of Tolypothrix sp. NIES-4075 DNA harbors:
- a CDS encoding DUF3137 domain-containing protein, which yields MSSFEALQSGLEAIKQGRYSEGINLLENFCQCELTSKTVSKEYLQAQISLVKAYHCTGKREKARVLCSQLAESKNLQVQSWAQRIMPSLSAESSVTPENLQPETSSIAPKIFLSSEEATKLLAQAYKALKFRRYIEAIQVLEEFCQRSDANTKDYSQAQMWLVKAYKANGQLDNAIALLKQLTTSEQQATQIWAQQFILTLLPESEVPSSATESTTCEQNQPTSTPKQATAVKMRTLSEFKNFCQENLINDLKATEATRKEVLKSISFVGIILLIIVGFLIKFFPTEYIIFCLIHKISLPFLIIFIFLFGFLGCLWIWVAFYTSATETYTSGFKSKIIEKIFDFINTDKNLSYSSCSSDADRDYTMSGFIHSQLFQNLLKPNKITQNECIFGKLHETPIFFSEICAEVEVHHAWAKYLDFPEHIRILNSFMIPRFITRRIFVLMLPLYTIILLIKCIKALPYIVSRMLKGQKIDYQHFEEEVFSNKVSRKSLFKGLFFSATFPKNSKSKTLIIPKLMNSNIHSLNIGKKQIIKLEDPEFTKFFTVYGNDQVEARYILSTNLMAKLVNFRKKAGRNIYVSFVDNMIYIAIEYAEDVFEPKLFKTMLSFAPMREYFENIQLMLGIVEDLNLNRHIWSQN from the coding sequence ATGTCATCTTTTGAAGCGCTTCAATCTGGGTTGGAAGCTATTAAGCAAGGACGCTACTCAGAAGGTATTAATTTGCTAGAAAACTTTTGTCAATGCGAATTAACTTCTAAAACAGTATCTAAGGAATATTTACAAGCACAAATAAGTTTAGTTAAAGCCTATCACTGTACTGGAAAACGTGAAAAAGCTCGCGTATTATGTTCTCAACTTGCAGAAAGTAAAAATCTCCAGGTGCAATCTTGGGCACAGCGAATTATGCCATCTTTATCTGCTGAGTCTTCTGTAACTCCAGAAAATCTGCAACCAGAAACTTCATCTATTGCCCCTAAAATATTTCTGTCATCAGAGGAAGCAACCAAACTACTAGCACAAGCATATAAAGCGCTAAAATTTAGACGCTACATTGAAGCTATTCAAGTTCTTGAAGAATTTTGTCAAAGAAGTGATGCGAATACAAAAGACTATTCTCAAGCACAGATGTGGTTGGTGAAAGCTTATAAAGCCAATGGACAATTAGACAATGCGATCGCACTTCTAAAGCAACTTACCACAAGTGAGCAACAAGCTACGCAGATTTGGGCACAGCAATTTATCTTGACTTTATTACCAGAAAGTGAAGTGCCTTCTTCTGCAACAGAATCAACCACCTGCGAACAAAATCAACCTACATCTACACCAAAACAAGCTACTGCTGTGAAAATGAGAACTTTAAGCGAGTTCAAAAATTTCTGTCAGGAGAACTTAATCAATGATTTAAAGGCTACTGAAGCAACGAGAAAAGAAGTACTGAAATCTATCAGCTTTGTTGGGATTATTCTATTAATTATAGTTGGATTCCTAATTAAGTTCTTTCCTACAGAATATATAATTTTTTGTTTAATACATAAAATAAGTCTGCCATTTTTAATTATCTTTATATTTTTATTTGGGTTTTTAGGTTGTCTGTGGATATGGGTTGCTTTTTACACTTCTGCAACAGAAACTTATACTAGCGGCTTTAAATCAAAGATTATAGAAAAAATCTTTGATTTTATTAACACCGATAAAAATCTTAGCTATTCTAGCTGTTCATCAGATGCAGACAGAGATTATACTATGTCTGGTTTTATCCACAGCCAGCTTTTTCAAAACTTATTAAAGCCAAATAAGATTACGCAGAACGAATGTATTTTTGGGAAACTGCATGAGACACCCATCTTTTTTTCAGAAATTTGTGCGGAAGTAGAAGTGCATCATGCTTGGGCTAAATACTTGGATTTTCCAGAACATATAAGAATATTAAATTCATTCATGATACCGAGATTTATTACCAGACGTATTTTTGTATTAATGCTTCCTCTATATACTATTATTTTGTTAATCAAATGTATTAAGGCTTTGCCTTATATTGTCAGCCGAATGCTGAAAGGTCAGAAAATAGATTATCAACATTTTGAAGAAGAAGTATTTAGTAACAAAGTATCCAGAAAGAGCCTTTTTAAAGGTTTATTTTTTTCAGCTACTTTTCCGAAAAACTCGAAAAGCAAGACTTTGATTATACCAAAACTTATGAATTCAAATATTCATTCTTTAAACATAGGTAAAAAACAGATAATTAAACTAGAAGACCCTGAATTTACCAAATTTTTCACTGTCTATGGCAATGACCAAGTAGAAGCAAGATACATTTTATCTACGAACTTAATGGCAAAACTGGTTAATTTTAGAAAGAAAGCTGGTAGGAATATTTACGTTTCTTTTGTAGACAATATGATATATATTGCCATTGAGTATGCAGAAGATGTATTTGAACCTAAACTGTTTAAAACTATGTTAAGTTTTGCGCCTATGCGAGAATACTTTGAAAATATACAGTTGATGCTGGGAATTGTTGAAGACTTAAATCTCAATAGACATATATGGAGCCAGAATTAG
- a CDS encoding Uma2 family endonuclease, translating to MTSLVPKSESTDIFYPSSDGEPLAETSVHADAIINTVVALRQYLAGKSTIVLADQFLYYAQGYPRLRVAPDVMVICNVPPGARDNYKIWEEVQVPLVIFEMTSQGTREQDISFKKTLYEQLGVLEYWLFDPKGEWIPEQLRGYRLIRQEYELITDKRSEALQLRLEIEEQLIAFYKQDTGEKLLAPGELVEALQQEILAREQAEERAKQAEERAKQAELQVERLKEQLRSLGVDPDAVNNL from the coding sequence ATGACTAGCCTCGTACCCAAATCTGAATCAACTGATATTTTTTATCCAAGTTCGGATGGTGAACCTTTAGCAGAAACTTCTGTTCATGCTGATGCAATAATTAACACCGTTGTTGCTTTGCGTCAGTATCTTGCAGGCAAATCGACTATTGTTCTGGCAGATCAGTTTCTCTACTATGCTCAAGGTTATCCTCGATTGAGGGTAGCTCCAGATGTAATGGTAATCTGTAATGTTCCACCTGGAGCCAGAGATAATTATAAAATTTGGGAAGAAGTACAAGTACCATTAGTCATTTTTGAAATGACTTCTCAAGGAACTAGAGAGCAAGATATCAGTTTCAAAAAAACTCTCTACGAACAGTTAGGAGTACTGGAGTACTGGTTATTTGACCCTAAAGGAGAATGGATTCCCGAACAACTGCGGGGTTATCGTTTAATTAGACAAGAGTATGAGCTAATTACAGATAAGCGAAGTGAGGCTTTGCAATTGCGATTAGAGATTGAAGAGCAATTGATTGCCTTTTACAAACAAGATACAGGAGAGAAATTATTGGCTCCTGGGGAGTTAGTAGAAGCGCTACAGCAAGAAATTTTAGCACGAGAACAAGCTGAGGAGCGAGCTAAACAAGCTGAGGAGCGAGCTAAACAAGCTGAGTTACAAGTAGAAAGGTTAAAAGAACAGTTGCGATCGCTTGGTGTCGATCCTGATGCTGTAAATAACTTGTAA
- the thrS gene encoding threonine--tRNA ligase, producing the protein MVQQPMPPQSSSNQAEQLEKMYLPRSSESENLRKIRHTASHVMAMAVQKLFPKAQVTIGPWIENGFYYDFDSPEPFTDKDLKAIQKEMVKIINRKIPVIREEVSRSEAESRIQKINEPYKLEILQDIKSEPITIYHLGNEWWDLCAGPHVENTADLNPKAIELESVAGAYWRGDETKAQLQRIYATAWETPEQLAEYKRRKEEAQRRDHRKLGKELGLFVFSDLVGPGLPLWTPKGTLLRTLLQDFLQQEQLKRGYLPVVTPHIGKVDLFKKSGHWQKYKEDMFPLMAEDEEGAALEQGFVMKPMNCPFHIQIYQSELRSYRELPMRLAEFGTVYRYEQSGELGGLTRVRGFTVDDSHLFVTPEQLDTEFLNVVDLILSVFNKLQLKNFKARLSFRDPASDKYIGSDEAWEKAQGAIRRAVEQLGMDHFEGIGEAAFYGPKLDFIFQDALEREWQLGTVQVDYNLPERFDLEYVAEDGSRKRPVMIHRAPFGSLERLIGILIEEYAGDFPLWLAPLQARLLPVSDEFLPFAKEVAAKMQVLGIRAEVDLSGDRLGKLIRNAEKQKIPVMAVVGAKEVESNSLSIRTRASGELGSISVDEVMEKMKQAIANFENF; encoded by the coding sequence ATGGTTCAACAGCCGATGCCGCCACAATCATCTTCTAATCAAGCAGAACAACTCGAAAAAATGTACTTACCGCGTAGCAGCGAATCGGAAAATTTGCGAAAGATTCGTCACACAGCTTCTCATGTGATGGCAATGGCAGTACAAAAGCTGTTTCCCAAAGCGCAAGTTACAATTGGTCCGTGGATTGAAAACGGCTTTTATTACGATTTTGACAGTCCCGAACCATTTACCGACAAAGATTTGAAAGCCATCCAGAAAGAGATGGTGAAAATCATCAATCGCAAAATTCCCGTAATTCGCGAAGAAGTTAGCCGCTCTGAAGCCGAAAGCCGAATTCAGAAAATTAACGAACCTTACAAATTAGAAATTCTCCAAGATATTAAATCCGAACCAATCACCATTTACCACTTGGGGAATGAATGGTGGGATTTGTGCGCGGGACCTCATGTAGAAAATACCGCTGATTTAAACCCGAAAGCGATTGAATTAGAAAGCGTTGCCGGCGCTTATTGGCGTGGAGATGAAACCAAAGCGCAACTACAACGCATTTACGCCACCGCTTGGGAAACCCCAGAACAACTTGCCGAATACAAGCGACGCAAAGAAGAAGCGCAACGCCGAGATCATCGAAAATTGGGTAAAGAACTGGGATTATTTGTCTTTTCCGATTTAGTCGGACCCGGTTTACCTTTGTGGACACCCAAAGGAACTTTGTTACGGACTCTTCTGCAAGACTTTTTGCAACAAGAACAGTTAAAACGGGGTTATTTGCCTGTAGTCACGCCCCACATCGGTAAAGTAGATTTATTTAAAAAATCTGGACACTGGCAGAAGTATAAAGAAGATATGTTCCCCTTGATGGCGGAAGATGAGGAAGGAGCAGCACTTGAACAAGGCTTTGTGATGAAGCCGATGAATTGTCCTTTCCACATTCAGATATATCAAAGCGAGTTACGCTCTTATCGGGAATTACCAATGCGTTTGGCTGAATTTGGCACAGTCTACCGCTACGAACAATCAGGTGAATTGGGCGGCTTAACTAGGGTACGCGGTTTTACGGTGGATGATTCTCACCTATTTGTTACCCCAGAACAACTTGACACAGAATTCCTCAATGTAGTGGATTTGATTTTGTCGGTGTTCAACAAACTGCAACTGAAAAACTTTAAAGCGAGATTAAGTTTCCGCGATCCAGCTTCAGATAAGTACATTGGTTCTGATGAAGCTTGGGAAAAAGCCCAAGGTGCAATTCGTCGCGCTGTCGAACAACTAGGGATGGATCACTTTGAAGGAATTGGGGAAGCGGCATTTTACGGTCCCAAATTAGATTTTATCTTTCAAGATGCTCTAGAGCGGGAATGGCAGCTAGGAACGGTGCAGGTAGATTACAACTTGCCAGAACGCTTTGATTTAGAATATGTTGCTGAAGATGGTTCTCGCAAACGTCCGGTGATGATTCACCGTGCGCCTTTTGGCTCATTAGAACGGCTGATTGGTATTTTGATTGAAGAATATGCGGGAGATTTCCCGTTGTGGTTGGCACCGCTGCAAGCGAGATTGTTGCCTGTGAGTGATGAGTTTCTACCTTTTGCCAAAGAGGTAGCAGCGAAGATGCAGGTTTTGGGTATCCGTGCGGAAGTCGATTTGAGTGGCGATCGCCTGGGTAAACTTATCCGCAATGCAGAGAAACAAAAAATACCCGTGATGGCGGTAGTGGGAGCGAAAGAAGTTGAAAGCAACAGCTTAAGTATTCGTACACGTGCTTCAGGGGAGTTAGGAAGTATATCGGTGGATGAGGTTATGGAAAAGATGAAACAGGCGATCGCTAACTTCGAGAATTTTTAA
- a CDS encoding DUF2605 domain-containing protein, whose amino-acid sequence MRDSNLPEPELLKTVLQPLLEDFQYWFARSRQLLETEQLSFMSDQEQSDLLLRVKQAQDKVNTAKMLFAATDGQVGIEMETLMPWHKLVTECWQVAMRFRQDREV is encoded by the coding sequence ATGCGAGACTCAAACTTACCAGAGCCAGAGTTGTTGAAGACGGTTTTGCAGCCGTTGTTAGAAGATTTTCAGTATTGGTTTGCGCGATCGCGTCAATTGCTGGAAACTGAGCAACTCTCATTTATGAGTGACCAGGAGCAATCCGATCTACTGTTGCGAGTCAAGCAGGCTCAAGACAAAGTGAACACGGCGAAAATGCTGTTTGCTGCAACTGACGGACAAGTCGGCATTGAGATGGAAACCTTAATGCCTTGGCATAAATTAGTCACAGAATGTTGGCAAGTGGCGATGCGCTTCCGTCAAGATCGAGAAGTTTAA
- a CDS encoding DUF2973 domain-containing protein, giving the protein MLHLLYILAFTILAFIAVANLIRNLMMFSFDTDRTYSRSSIQQGNSAYMSSSRKQFIPHPELLDSSGNLIKEPLLVMRSVNVEDARQQLDALYESSPGQKSEKEEG; this is encoded by the coding sequence ATGTTACACTTACTTTACATTCTTGCTTTTACCATCCTTGCTTTTATAGCCGTTGCCAACTTAATTCGCAACCTGATGATGTTCAGTTTTGACACAGACCGAACTTATTCCAGGTCATCAATTCAGCAGGGAAACTCGGCATATATGTCGTCATCAAGAAAACAATTTATACCTCATCCAGAGTTATTAGACAGTTCCGGAAATTTAATTAAAGAACCTCTATTGGTAATGCGTTCAGTCAACGTTGAAGATGCTCGTCAACAATTAGATGCTCTTTATGAATCTTCCCCAGGACAAAAGAGTGAGAAGGAGGAAGGCTAA